A window of the Cannabis sativa cultivar Pink pepper isolate KNU-18-1 chromosome X, ASM2916894v1, whole genome shotgun sequence genome harbors these coding sequences:
- the LOC115699275 gene encoding uncharacterized protein LOC115699275, producing MFFTFVSAGWEGTANDSRVFIDAITTPEYKFPLPKEGEYYVLDSGFPCTKGFLPPYRGERYHLQEYNSGRNGPRGMKELFNYRHSSLRNVIERCFGVLKARFPILKMMPPYKLS from the exons ATGTTCTTTACTTTTGTATCTGCTGGTTGGGAGGGCACTGCAAATGATTCCAGGGTGTTTATAGATGCAATTACAACACCTGAATATAAGTTTCCACTACCTAAAGAAG GTGAATATTATGTTTTGGATTCTGGATTTCCATGTACAAAAGGTTTTCTCCCACCATATCGTGGTGAAAGATACCATTTGCAAGAATACAATAGTGGACGTAATGGACCGCGTGGCATGAAAGAACTATTCAATTATAGACATTCTTCACTTAGAAATGTCATTGAACGGTGCTTTGGTGTGCTAAAAGCTCGTTTTCCGATATTAAAGATGATGCCACCTTACAAATTGAGTTGA
- the LOC115712134 gene encoding L10-interacting MYB domain-containing protein-like has translation MSMTTENIDDDTCLWGPTIEKIFIDIMVDEVNKGNMTSGQFSSKTSARILEDLQSKSKRKYVMKQVKQKFHRLRIRYREFSELSKQTGFGWSREKDTVIAPEEVWQNYIRAHPRAAQYQKKGCDHFRLLELIFSKSTATGLHHRSAASGPPNTNDEREMENDLDHVDIQDIDDNDSASCICSRLVDDIFKRSAKNSATTSVERVKRQRSQQMSDAIVAWTEVAKVRAEATLAKAEKYKSKSEVGGSQKDEFSLTKCMQILEGIEGVDDDIYMKAVEKFKDSDWREIFINMSTARKRAWLDRL, from the exons ATGAGTATGACAACTGAGAATATAGATGATGATACATGCTTGTGGGGACCAACTATAgagaaaatatttattgatatcATGGTTGATGAAGTGAATAAGGGAAATATGACAAGTGGTCAGTTTAGCTCAAAGACATCGGCAAGAATTCTTGAGGATTTGCAAAGTAAAAGTAAGCGAAAGTATGTAATGAAACAAGTTAAGCAAAAGTTTCATAGGTTACGCATCAGGTATCGTGAGTTTTCTGAATTGTCGAAACAAACTGGATTTGGATGGAGTCGTGAAAAAGATACTGTGATTGCTCCTGAAGAAGTATGGCAGAATTATATAAGG GCACATCCAAGGGCGGCACAATATCAAAAAAAAGGATGTGATCATTTTAGATTGTTGGAACTAATTTTTAGTAAATCAACTGCGACTGGTTTACACCATCGTTCTGCTGCTTCAGGTCCACCCAATACTAATGATGAAAGGGAGATGGAAAATGATTTAGATCATGTAGACATACAAGATATTGATGATAATGATAGTGCTAGTTGTATATGCTCTCGTCTTGTTGATGATATTTTTAAACGTTCAGCAAAAAATTCAGCAACAACAAGTGTAGAGCGAGTGAAAAGACAAAGATCACAACAAATGAGTGATGCGATTGTTGCATGGACTGAGGTAGCTAAAGTAAGAGCTGAGGCTACTTTAGCTAAAGCCGAAAAATACAAGAGTAAAAGTGAAGTAGGAGGAAGTCAAAAAGATGAATTTTCTCTCACAAAATGCATGCAGATCCTTGAAGGAATTGAAGGAGTTGATGATGATATTTACATGAAAGCTGTCGAGAAGTTCAAAGATTCGGATTGGAGAGAGATTTTTATTAATATGTCTACTGCTAGAAAGAGGGCTTGGCTAGATAGGCTTTGA